A stretch of the Photobacterium sp. CCB-ST2H9 genome encodes the following:
- a CDS encoding nucleobase:cation symporter-2 family protein: protein MKLLYTLNQRPPHSITLLLAIQHMLASIGGIVAVPLIVGSSIGLPIDEIVTLINAALLASGVVTIVQCLGVGPVGIRLPVVMGSSFGFLGVAINIGNNGGVGAIMGAALVGSFVVVAASFFMDKIRKLFPNVVSGVVVTLIGLTILPVAMNWVGDAPTSSEQFATMPKLFLAFISLAIVIVVSIYCRGAVAASAIVIGLAGGYLVALSMGMVDLNQIARAEWIGRPAIMEYGMSFSLSAIVSMSLVYIVVIAEATGDFMALANNCKVKLSGTDLKRGLLGDGLGSTLASFLTAMPLASFSQNVGIVGITGVASRYVVAATGALLILGGLFPKLAAVAVTIPKPVLGGVGFIMFGMIAYAGIRMLIKAADTKRNALVICVGLASGLAVTIEPRLIQHLPHDLQSLFHSGITTGTIITVLLNQILPESALSDKIEEETEEDALADSHIQHAESAEKKQAIETVKQS from the coding sequence ATGAAACTTCTCTATACGCTCAACCAGAGACCACCACACAGCATTACCCTGCTCCTCGCGATTCAGCACATGCTTGCCTCCATCGGCGGGATTGTTGCTGTTCCCCTGATTGTCGGCAGTTCCATCGGCCTGCCCATTGATGAAATCGTTACCCTGATCAACGCAGCCTTGCTGGCATCCGGCGTTGTGACCATTGTGCAATGTCTCGGGGTCGGCCCGGTCGGCATCCGTCTCCCTGTCGTGATGGGCTCCAGCTTCGGTTTCCTGGGCGTCGCCATCAACATCGGGAATAACGGCGGCGTGGGCGCGATCATGGGTGCCGCACTGGTTGGCTCATTCGTCGTCGTCGCCGCCAGCTTCTTCATGGATAAAATTCGCAAGCTGTTCCCGAATGTGGTCAGTGGCGTCGTCGTGACCCTGATTGGCCTGACCATTCTGCCGGTTGCCATGAACTGGGTCGGTGATGCCCCAACCTCCAGCGAACAGTTCGCCACCATGCCAAAACTGTTTCTGGCCTTCATTTCATTAGCCATCGTTATTGTTGTCTCCATTTATTGCCGTGGCGCCGTCGCTGCTTCTGCCATTGTCATCGGTCTGGCAGGCGGTTATCTGGTTGCACTATCAATGGGCATGGTTGATCTGAACCAGATTGCGCGCGCAGAGTGGATTGGCCGCCCGGCTATCATGGAATACGGCATGAGCTTCAGCCTGTCTGCGATTGTCAGTATGAGTCTGGTTTATATCGTGGTGATTGCAGAAGCGACCGGCGACTTCATGGCACTGGCGAACAACTGTAAAGTCAAACTGTCGGGTACCGACCTGAAACGCGGCCTGCTGGGCGATGGTCTGGGCAGTACACTGGCGTCATTCCTGACGGCCATGCCACTGGCATCTTTCAGCCAGAACGTCGGTATTGTCGGCATCACAGGGGTTGCCAGTCGTTATGTTGTCGCAGCGACAGGCGCTTTACTGATTCTCGGCGGTCTGTTCCCGAAACTGGCTGCTGTGGCGGTGACCATTCCTAAACCTGTCCTGGGCGGTGTTGGCTTCATCATGTTCGGCATGATTGCCTATGCCGGTATCCGTATGCTGATCAAAGCTGCAGATACCAAACGCAATGCCCTGGTGATTTGTGTCGGTCTGGCATCTGGCCTTGCTGTCACCATTGAGCCTCGTCTGATCCAGCATCTTCCGCATGATTTGCAGAGCCTGTTCCACTCCGGTATCACCACAGGCACCATCATTACCGTACTGCTGAACCAAATCCTGCCTGAATCTGCACTGAGCGATAAAATCGAGGAAGAGACAGAAGAAGACGCCCTGGCCGATTCACATATTCAGCATGCAGAGTCCGCTGAAAAGAAGCAGGCCATAGAAACCGTCAAACAATCCTGA
- a CDS encoding TetR/AcrR family transcriptional regulator codes for MSRIREKNQEVIIKFAGRLFAEQGFAATKVADIAKLAEVPKPNVYYYFKTKENLYRAVLESVTQPLLEASKPIEDLDDPAQALTSYIHTKLRISRDHPFASKVFANEVMSGAPFLPEDIRDELLAQSRMIIAKLERWIEKGVMARVSPQHLMFTIWASTQTYADFSWQICNVLEKEALDDQDFADAAAFLTQLVIQGCQIKSA; via the coding sequence ATGTCACGTATTCGAGAAAAAAATCAGGAAGTTATTATCAAGTTTGCCGGACGCCTGTTCGCTGAGCAGGGCTTTGCGGCAACCAAGGTTGCGGATATCGCCAAACTGGCTGAAGTACCGAAGCCCAATGTGTATTACTACTTCAAGACCAAAGAAAACTTATATCGCGCGGTCCTGGAAAGTGTGACCCAACCTTTACTGGAAGCCTCGAAGCCGATCGAGGACCTGGATGATCCGGCGCAGGCGCTGACATCTTACATTCATACCAAACTCCGGATTTCCCGTGACCATCCTTTTGCATCGAAAGTGTTTGCCAACGAAGTGATGTCGGGCGCGCCGTTTTTGCCTGAGGATATCCGTGATGAGCTGCTGGCGCAGTCCAGAATGATTATTGCCAAACTGGAACGCTGGATTGAAAAGGGTGTGATGGCCCGGGTTTCTCCACAGCACCTGATGTTCACCATCTGGGCTTCCACGCAGACCTATGCGGATTTCAGCTGGCAGATTTGTAATGTGCTTGAGAAGGAAGCGCTGGACGATCAGGATTTTGCAGACGCTGCAGCGTTTCTGACTCAGTTGGTGATTCAGGGCTGTCAGATCAAATCCGCCTGA
- a CDS encoding glutamine synthetase family protein: protein MMEARAVKTVADAMAIVEERGLSHVKVGLFDIDGIMRGKYMSKAKFFSSLERGFSFCDVVLGWDVKDQLYDNTRFTGWHTGYPDAPVRILPHTCRDVVDEAGMLLFIAEFADKAEAVCPRGVLRKVLTKADALGYDVQAALEYEFFLFRETPHSAREKGFRNLQTVTPDWFGYSMIRNSVYSELYHDILGMGQTMDFPIEGIHSETGPGVIEAAIALDQAEAAADKAALFKTYMKVLAQRRDLLATFMAKWSMDYPGQSGHMHISLHHKGGNSAFYDTKARHGMSKIQRQFLAGQQRLMPEFLCMIAPTINSYTRMVPGFWAPTHATWGIENRTTALRVIPGSEKTQRIEYRLGAADANPYLALAAAIGSGLCGIINEWEPLEAVTGNAYDQAQPAELALPATLWEAAQRFKASDAARTLFGDAFVEHFAASREWEEREFRKQVTDWELSRYFEII from the coding sequence ATGATGGAAGCACGAGCAGTAAAGACTGTGGCAGATGCCATGGCGATTGTCGAAGAGCGCGGTTTGAGTCACGTGAAAGTCGGACTGTTTGATATCGATGGCATCATGCGTGGCAAGTACATGTCCAAAGCCAAATTTTTCTCGTCCCTTGAAAGAGGGTTTTCATTCTGCGACGTAGTATTGGGCTGGGATGTTAAAGATCAGCTTTACGACAACACCCGTTTTACCGGATGGCATACGGGATACCCGGATGCCCCGGTCCGCATTTTGCCTCATACCTGCCGCGATGTGGTGGATGAAGCCGGCATGCTGTTATTTATTGCTGAGTTTGCCGACAAGGCAGAAGCCGTCTGCCCGCGAGGGGTGTTACGCAAGGTGCTGACCAAAGCCGATGCGCTTGGTTATGACGTGCAGGCTGCCCTGGAGTATGAGTTTTTTCTGTTTCGTGAAACGCCCCATTCGGCCCGGGAAAAAGGCTTCCGCAATTTACAAACCGTCACACCGGACTGGTTCGGGTACTCGATGATCCGCAATTCAGTTTACAGCGAGCTGTACCACGACATTCTGGGCATGGGACAGACCATGGATTTCCCCATCGAAGGTATTCATTCCGAAACCGGCCCCGGTGTGATTGAGGCGGCCATCGCTTTGGACCAGGCAGAAGCCGCGGCGGATAAGGCAGCACTGTTCAAAACCTATATGAAGGTACTGGCTCAGCGGCGGGATTTGCTGGCGACCTTTATGGCCAAATGGTCGATGGACTATCCCGGTCAGAGCGGGCACATGCATATTTCTCTTCATCATAAAGGCGGGAATTCTGCGTTTTACGACACCAAAGCCAGGCATGGAATGAGTAAAATTCAGCGCCAGTTTCTGGCCGGTCAGCAGCGGCTGATGCCGGAATTTCTCTGCATGATTGCGCCAACCATCAACAGTTATACCCGAATGGTGCCCGGCTTCTGGGCGCCGACCCATGCCACCTGGGGAATTGAGAACAGGACCACGGCTTTACGGGTGATTCCGGGATCGGAAAAGACACAACGGATCGAGTATCGTTTGGGCGCAGCAGATGCGAATCCCTATCTGGCCCTGGCAGCCGCGATTGGTTCCGGTCTGTGCGGCATTATCAATGAATGGGAACCGCTCGAAGCGGTCACGGGGAATGCTTACGACCAAGCTCAACCTGCTGAACTGGCATTACCCGCGACGCTTTGGGAAGCGGCGCAGCGATTCAAAGCTTCAGATGCCGCACGTACGCTGTTTGGGGATGCCTTTGTGGAGCACTTTGCTGCCAGCCGTGAGTGGGAAGAACGTGAGTTCAGAAAGCAGGTCACCGACTGGGAACTGAGCCGGTACTTTGAAATTATCTGA
- a CDS encoding sensor domain-containing diguanylate cyclase, with product MHTDYSESENVIRRLHEITQAYDKGFDYQIEMLLRLGLERFNLDIGILARIEGDTYYIENCVCPDHMPLKRGDTFEFGMTYCAVTCEAEGVVAIEHVGQSDILGSHPAYRQFGLESYIAIPIHMGKMTWGTLNFSSPGPYPRQFQDKDIDALQLMASWIEVELVRLKQEKQLRELNLKLKEMASVDPQTQLMNRAVFMDLVSRSMSQLRRYQTETESAMLLIDIDNFRSLNDSYGHQLGDQVLAAFAEVLSRGLRSYDAVARYGGDEFIIWLGETDREGIRVVCDRLMSGMAQLKLIDEKISISIGVCHLKTRPFGMGDMAEFIEPEQIIDVMISQADQALCRAKANGRARYEFYSDEPVYQDTLS from the coding sequence AGATTGAAATGTTACTCAGGCTGGGTCTGGAGCGTTTTAACCTGGATATCGGCATCCTGGCAAGAATTGAAGGAGATACGTATTACATCGAAAACTGTGTCTGCCCTGATCATATGCCGCTCAAGCGGGGAGACACCTTTGAATTCGGAATGACTTACTGTGCGGTCACCTGCGAAGCGGAAGGGGTGGTTGCCATCGAGCATGTGGGTCAGAGCGACATTCTGGGCAGCCACCCGGCATATCGTCAGTTTGGTCTTGAATCCTACATCGCGATTCCAATTCATATGGGAAAAATGACCTGGGGAACACTGAATTTTTCCAGTCCCGGACCTTACCCGCGGCAGTTTCAGGACAAAGATATTGATGCGCTGCAGCTGATGGCAAGCTGGATAGAAGTCGAGCTGGTTCGTCTGAAGCAGGAAAAGCAGCTGCGGGAGCTCAATCTCAAGCTGAAAGAAATGGCTTCTGTGGATCCTCAGACGCAGCTCATGAACCGTGCAGTGTTTATGGATCTGGTTTCCCGCTCAATGAGTCAGTTAAGACGGTATCAGACCGAAACGGAATCGGCCATGTTACTGATCGATATCGATAATTTTCGTTCCCTGAATGACAGTTATGGTCACCAGCTTGGGGATCAGGTACTGGCCGCATTTGCCGAAGTACTGAGCCGCGGGCTGAGGAGTTATGATGCTGTGGCTCGGTATGGCGGCGATGAATTTATCATCTGGCTTGGCGAAACGGACCGGGAAGGGATCCGGGTGGTGTGCGATCGGCTGATGTCAGGGATGGCACAGTTAAAGCTGATCGACGAAAAAATCTCAATCAGTATCGGGGTTTGTCATCTGAAAACCCGTCCATTTGGTATGGGCGATATGGCAGAGTTTATTGAGCCGGAGCAAATTATCGATGTGATGATTTCGCAGGCGGATCAGGCGCTGTGTCGTGCCAAGGCAAACGGAAGAGCCAGGTATGAGTTTTATTCGGATGAACCGGTTTATCAGGACACACTCAGCTGA
- a CDS encoding TetR/AcrR family transcriptional regulator, whose amino-acid sequence MARQSRNEMMEQTRLSLIEVARKQFGSAGFADTVMDELTGEAGLTRGALYHHFGSKKGLFLAVYQQVDRDMDERLRAVVLSAPDDWSALTGRCQAYLKMATEPDIQRIILRDATSVLDSEVIQAVQLNCVTALATLLKKLMEAQMVSETSPVMLARMLNGALTDAALSIARSKDTASALAEASETLDVLLTGLRVHP is encoded by the coding sequence ATGGCACGGCAATCGAGAAATGAAATGATGGAACAAACCCGGCTCAGCCTGATTGAGGTGGCCCGGAAGCAGTTTGGCAGTGCGGGATTTGCCGATACGGTGATGGATGAACTGACAGGGGAAGCCGGACTGACACGGGGAGCGCTCTATCATCATTTTGGCAGCAAGAAAGGGCTGTTTCTGGCTGTCTATCAGCAGGTTGATCGGGATATGGATGAACGGCTGAGAGCCGTTGTATTGAGTGCACCGGATGACTGGTCGGCACTGACAGGTCGCTGTCAGGCTTATCTGAAAATGGCCACTGAACCGGACATTCAGCGGATCATCCTGCGTGATGCGACGTCTGTGCTCGACAGCGAAGTCATTCAGGCTGTCCAGCTGAACTGTGTGACTGCACTGGCGACTTTACTGAAAAAGCTGATGGAAGCACAAATGGTGTCGGAAACCTCACCGGTAATGCTTGCCCGGATGCTCAATGGCGCACTGACGGATGCAGCTTTATCGATCGCAAGAAGCAAAGATACGGCCAGTGCTCTGGCAGAGGCATCAGAGACACTGGATGTGCTGCTCACCGGCTTACGGGTTCACCCCTGA
- a CDS encoding MFS transporter, giving the protein MANPYQSLFSTPGTLAFTLPGLIARMPTSMAGIGIITMLSQLSGSYWLAGAVAATFTLTMAIVAPQISRAVDRYGQRKILPYAAGLSVIAMILLLVCIRYEGPIWSYFLFSALAGFMPSMPAMIRARWTAIYKGDERLHTAYSFESVMDEVCFIIGPPLAVGLCVSVAPEAGPFTAAVLLGIGVTLFVRQTQTEPPVQVMTDDRRDSALKPLPMKMLMLTLLALGTIVGTVDVISVAFAEQQGEPVAASYVLSAYAAGSCLSGLLFGTLKLQLELRKQLLLAALATALTTLPLMLVTGTTTLAMSVFIAGVFFAPTMIITMGLVERIVPENQLTEGFTWMITGLGIGIAAGAAVVGWMIDAYGIHAGFAVTISAGLAVFLIALLCSRFLRPEVKSQSVTA; this is encoded by the coding sequence ATGGCGAACCCCTATCAATCATTATTCAGTACGCCCGGCACACTGGCGTTTACATTGCCCGGGCTGATCGCCCGGATGCCGACCTCTATGGCCGGGATTGGCATCATCACGATGCTGTCTCAACTTTCCGGCTCTTACTGGCTGGCGGGCGCGGTTGCTGCCACATTTACGCTCACAATGGCCATTGTCGCGCCTCAGATCTCCCGGGCCGTAGACCGATACGGACAACGTAAAATACTGCCCTATGCGGCAGGACTGAGTGTGATCGCCATGATCCTGCTGCTTGTCTGCATTCGGTATGAGGGACCAATCTGGAGCTATTTCCTGTTTTCGGCACTGGCGGGATTTATGCCCAGCATGCCTGCCATGATTCGTGCACGCTGGACAGCAATTTACAAAGGGGACGAAAGACTTCATACGGCGTACTCATTTGAATCTGTCATGGATGAAGTCTGTTTTATCATCGGCCCGCCTCTCGCCGTCGGACTGTGCGTTTCCGTGGCTCCCGAAGCCGGACCATTCACTGCCGCAGTATTGTTGGGGATCGGAGTGACACTCTTCGTACGACAAACCCAGACAGAGCCGCCCGTTCAGGTCATGACAGATGACCGTCGGGATTCCGCGCTGAAACCGCTCCCCATGAAAATGCTGATGCTGACACTGCTGGCCCTGGGAACCATTGTCGGTACGGTTGACGTCATCAGTGTCGCATTTGCCGAACAACAGGGTGAACCTGTCGCCGCCAGCTACGTCCTGTCAGCCTATGCTGCTGGTTCGTGCCTTTCCGGTCTGCTCTTTGGCACCCTGAAACTCCAGCTCGAATTAAGGAAGCAACTGCTGCTTGCCGCTCTGGCCACTGCACTGACGACCCTTCCGCTGATGCTGGTGACCGGCACCACCACCCTGGCGATGTCTGTCTTTATTGCTGGTGTTTTCTTTGCGCCTACCATGATCATCACCATGGGGCTCGTGGAGAGAATTGTCCCTGAAAATCAGCTGACAGAAGGATTTACCTGGATGATTACCGGACTGGGAATTGGCATTGCTGCCGGCGCTGCCGTGGTTGGCTGGATGATCGATGCATACGGCATTCATGCCGGATTTGCAGTCACCATCAGTGCCGGACTGGCCGTCTTTCTGATTGCCCTGTTGTGTTCCCGCTTCCTTCGCCCTGAAGTCAAATCACAGTCCGTTACGGCATAA
- a CDS encoding DUF2214 family protein, protein MLEIVIRYCHFLGIFVLFAVLVAEHLLIKRRMTAEEMHRLARLDALYGVSAVVVLLAGLGLWFLVGKPASFYSANPVFHAKLTLFVIVAGLSVFPTVFFLKHRRTTRESVPVPPIILIAIRLEILLLLVIPFLAVLMARGVGLG, encoded by the coding sequence ATGCTCGAAATTGTAATCCGCTATTGTCACTTTCTTGGCATTTTTGTGTTGTTTGCCGTGCTGGTGGCTGAGCACCTGCTGATCAAACGCCGGATGACAGCCGAAGAGATGCATCGGCTCGCCAGATTGGATGCGCTTTATGGCGTGTCTGCCGTGGTGGTGCTGCTGGCTGGTCTGGGACTGTGGTTTCTGGTAGGTAAGCCCGCATCGTTCTACAGTGCCAATCCGGTCTTTCATGCCAAGCTGACGTTGTTTGTGATTGTGGCTGGGCTGTCTGTTTTCCCGACCGTCTTTTTTCTGAAACACCGCCGGACCACCCGCGAAAGTGTGCCTGTGCCTCCCATCATTCTGATCGCGATTCGGCTGGAGATACTTCTGCTGCTGGTTATCCCGTTCCTTGCTGTGCTGATGGCGCGCGGGGTGGGGCTGGGATAA
- a CDS encoding alpha/beta hydrolase, with product MDLNQTLRLWLNTYHQALTQLTESGFVPSAEAVREGLATLTSTFVTQAPDVAEVLNTSVDGEAGDIPVRIYHPAPESALPVILFLHGGGHMAGSVAVYDRICRKLAAVTQHLVIAVDYRLAPEHPYPAGLTDARKVLTQVWRLLDKHHQQYFPMLSLVGDSAGGAMAATLSADFQNSDIVVTNQVLIYPSLDYTMSLPSVAENGQGLFLQQEKMHWYFDHYFQHQENRQAASPLWMRVTPGMPRTLVITAQYCPLRDEGIAYVQKLSSAGVETQHFHLDDMIHAYLNLENMVPEQCAATYRQIAAFLNSRDDQ from the coding sequence ATGGATTTGAATCAGACATTGCGGCTGTGGCTAAACACCTACCACCAGGCGTTGACACAGTTGACGGAATCGGGCTTTGTACCCTCTGCTGAGGCTGTCAGAGAAGGGTTGGCGACACTGACATCAACGTTTGTCACGCAAGCACCAGATGTTGCTGAAGTGCTGAATACAAGTGTTGATGGGGAGGCCGGGGATATTCCGGTCAGAATTTATCATCCGGCCCCTGAATCTGCGTTGCCGGTGATTCTTTTTCTGCATGGCGGCGGTCATATGGCCGGCAGTGTCGCCGTGTATGACCGGATATGCCGGAAACTGGCAGCCGTGACGCAGCATCTTGTGATTGCCGTGGATTACCGGCTGGCTCCCGAACATCCTTACCCTGCCGGACTGACTGATGCCCGGAAAGTGCTCACTCAGGTGTGGCGATTGCTGGATAAACATCATCAGCAATATTTCCCGATGTTGTCATTGGTCGGGGATTCCGCCGGAGGCGCTATGGCCGCGACGCTCAGCGCCGACTTTCAAAACAGCGATATTGTTGTCACGAATCAGGTGCTGATTTATCCCAGTCTGGATTACACCATGAGCCTGCCGTCTGTGGCTGAAAATGGTCAGGGACTGTTTTTGCAGCAGGAGAAAATGCACTGGTACTTTGACCATTATTTCCAGCATCAGGAAAACAGACAGGCGGCTTCTCCGTTATGGATGCGGGTAACCCCGGGCATGCCCCGGACACTGGTCATTACGGCGCAGTATTGCCCGTTGCGTGATGAAGGCATTGCTTATGTGCAAAAACTGTCATCCGCTGGTGTTGAGACGCAACACTTTCATTTAGATGACATGATTCACGCTTATCTTAATCTGGAAAATATGGTGCCTGAACAATGTGCTGCAACCTATCGTCAGATTGCAGCTTTCCTCAATAGCCGGGACGATCAGTAA
- a CDS encoding 8-oxoguanine deaminase, which yields METIWLKNPLAIYTGSETETDARGGVVIRGSQVIELVPLGAQPSQTPDQVIDASEHVITPGLVNAHHHFYQTLTRAYPDALNKELFHWLKTLYPVWAGLDEEMMQVATELALVELMMSGCTTASDHHYLIPHGLEHAIDIQVETARKLGIRSIFTRGSMSLGEDEGGLPPRHTIQTEETILDDSLRLIRQYHQRGDGAMTQIALAPCSPFSVTTDLMKETARLAEQENVMVHTHLCETIDEENFCLERFGLRPVDYLEETGWLNQRTWLAHGIHFNEEEIRRLGQAKVGICHCPSSNMMLASGICRNKELEAAGVKVGLGVDGSASNDGSNLVNEIRMGLYIQRLRYGSADVTHFDALRWATSGSARAMGREDFGTLAVGKQADIAMFRLDEIRFSGAHDPLAALVLCGAHQADRVMVAGQWRVHDGMVIGVDLPALLNRHQAAAKRLVARFQQHH from the coding sequence ATGGAAACCATTTGGCTGAAAAACCCTTTAGCCATTTACACAGGCTCAGAGACTGAAACGGATGCCCGCGGTGGCGTGGTCATTCGGGGCAGTCAGGTCATTGAGCTGGTTCCCCTCGGTGCACAACCCAGCCAGACTCCGGATCAGGTCATTGATGCCAGCGAGCATGTGATCACACCGGGTCTGGTCAATGCGCACCATCATTTCTACCAGACCCTGACCCGGGCCTATCCGGATGCACTGAACAAAGAGCTGTTCCACTGGCTCAAAACCCTGTATCCGGTCTGGGCAGGATTAGATGAAGAAATGATGCAGGTTGCCACAGAGCTGGCACTGGTTGAGCTCATGATGTCCGGCTGCACCACTGCATCCGATCATCACTATCTGATCCCGCACGGACTCGAACACGCCATTGATATTCAGGTCGAAACAGCACGGAAACTGGGTATCCGCTCGATTTTCACCCGGGGTTCCATGAGCCTGGGCGAAGATGAGGGCGGCCTGCCGCCACGTCATACCATTCAGACCGAAGAGACCATTCTGGACGACAGTCTGCGTCTGATTCGTCAGTACCACCAGCGTGGTGACGGTGCCATGACGCAGATTGCGCTGGCCCCGTGTTCGCCGTTCTCTGTCACCACAGATCTGATGAAGGAAACGGCCCGGCTGGCTGAACAGGAAAATGTCATGGTGCACACCCATCTGTGTGAAACCATTGATGAAGAAAACTTCTGTCTGGAGCGTTTTGGCCTTCGCCCGGTCGATTATCTCGAAGAGACCGGCTGGCTGAATCAACGGACCTGGCTGGCGCACGGTATTCATTTCAATGAAGAAGAAATCCGTCGTCTGGGTCAGGCCAAAGTCGGGATCTGCCATTGCCCGTCGTCAAACATGATGCTGGCCTCCGGGATTTGCCGGAACAAAGAACTGGAAGCAGCCGGTGTGAAAGTCGGTCTGGGTGTCGACGGTTCAGCATCAAACGATGGTTCGAATCTGGTGAACGAAATCCGGATGGGACTTTACATTCAGCGGCTGCGCTACGGTTCAGCCGATGTCACCCATTTTGATGCGTTACGCTGGGCAACCTCGGGCTCGGCTCGTGCAATGGGACGGGAGGATTTCGGAACTCTGGCTGTCGGCAAGCAGGCGGATATTGCGATGTTCCGTCTGGACGAGATCCGTTTCTCGGGTGCCCATGACCCGCTGGCCGCGCTGGTCTTATGTGGTGCACATCAGGCCGACAGAGTCATGGTTGCAGGTCAATGGCGAGTCCATGACGGCATGGTTATCGGCGTCGATTTACCTGCACTGCTGAACCGGCATCAGGCAGCAGCCAAACGACTGGTGGCTCGATTCCAGCAACATCATTAA
- a CDS encoding NAD-dependent succinate-semialdehyde dehydrogenase: MESIKNKQLITVLCEPGEGTLAVHNPATGQLLGHIPTQSEAEIQQAIAKSHLAQQQWRQKTAKERAVLLHRWFTLIMDNQDDLATLMTLEQGKPRKEAAGEVAYGASFIEWFAEEAKRTYGETVPSPFADRRILTIRQPVGVACVITPWNFPIAMLTRKAGPALAAGCTVVAKPASQTPLCAYAVAELAYEAGIPRDVLQLVTHSSARTVGDLFCASPLVRKISFTGSTQVGRQLMAQCADSVKRLSLELGGNAPFIVFDDADIDKAVQGAVASKYRNAGQTCVCANRLFAQRGIYEEFVTKLAKAVQKLNVGNGLDDDVAIGPVIDASAKAKINRLMHDAISHGARLVTGGEDRKGLFVSPAVLADVRPEMAIAQEEVFGPIAPVIAFDDEAALLTQANDTIFGLAAYFYSRDIGRIWRVAEALEYGMVGINEGIISTEVAPFGGVKQSGFGREGGRQGIEEYMDIKYLCMGGLDS, encoded by the coding sequence ATGGAATCGATCAAAAACAAACAGCTCATCACTGTGCTTTGTGAACCGGGTGAAGGCACTTTAGCGGTTCATAATCCGGCGACAGGGCAGTTACTGGGCCATATTCCCACGCAAAGTGAAGCTGAGATCCAACAGGCGATCGCAAAGAGTCACCTCGCACAACAGCAATGGCGACAGAAAACGGCGAAAGAACGGGCCGTTCTGCTGCATCGCTGGTTCACGCTGATCATGGATAACCAGGATGATCTGGCGACACTGATGACTCTGGAACAGGGGAAACCCCGCAAAGAAGCGGCAGGGGAGGTGGCTTATGGTGCGTCCTTCATCGAATGGTTCGCGGAAGAAGCCAAACGAACTTATGGAGAAACCGTTCCGTCTCCTTTTGCGGACCGGCGCATTCTCACGATTCGTCAGCCCGTCGGCGTGGCCTGTGTGATCACACCCTGGAATTTCCCCATCGCTATGCTGACCCGAAAAGCGGGTCCGGCATTGGCAGCCGGATGCACAGTGGTTGCCAAACCTGCCAGTCAGACCCCTCTGTGTGCCTACGCAGTGGCGGAGCTGGCTTATGAAGCGGGGATCCCTCGTGACGTCTTACAACTGGTGACGCATTCATCAGCACGGACGGTAGGGGATTTATTCTGTGCCAGCCCGTTGGTGCGCAAAATTTCATTCACGGGTTCGACTCAGGTGGGACGCCAACTGATGGCGCAATGCGCTGATTCGGTCAAACGTCTTTCACTCGAACTTGGTGGCAACGCGCCTTTCATAGTTTTTGATGATGCAGATATCGATAAAGCGGTTCAGGGGGCTGTTGCATCAAAATACCGCAATGCCGGACAAACCTGTGTCTGCGCCAACCGGCTCTTTGCACAGCGCGGTATTTATGAGGAATTTGTCACCAAGCTGGCAAAAGCGGTGCAAAAGTTGAACGTCGGAAACGGGCTGGATGACGACGTTGCAATTGGCCCCGTGATTGACGCCAGCGCCAAAGCCAAAATCAATCGTCTGATGCACGATGCAATCAGTCATGGCGCGAGATTGGTGACCGGCGGTGAGGACAGAAAAGGATTGTTTGTTTCCCCTGCGGTGCTGGCCGATGTTCGTCCGGAGATGGCGATTGCGCAGGAAGAGGTATTTGGACCGATTGCCCCCGTGATTGCTTTTGATGATGAAGCAGCCTTGCTCACTCAGGCCAATGACACGATTTTCGGGCTGGCGGCGTATTTTTACAGCCGTGACATCGGCCGGATCTGGCGTGTGGCCGAGGCATTGGAATATGGCATGGTGGGGATCAACGAAGGGATTATTTCCACTGAAGTGGCCCCTTTTGGCGGTGTGAAACAGTCAGGTTTTGGCCGCGAAGGAGGTCGTCAGGGGATTGAGGAGTATATGGATATTAAGTATCTCTGCATGGGCGGCTTGGATTCCTGA